Proteins encoded by one window of Salvia splendens isolate huo1 chromosome 7, SspV2, whole genome shotgun sequence:
- the LOC121742534 gene encoding ras-related protein RABA5b-like: MAEEGGGEEYLFKIVVIGDSAVGKSNLLSRFARDEFDHNSKATIGVEFQTQVVQVDGKEVKAQVWDTAGQERFRAVTSAYYRGAVGALIVYDITRKTTFESTKRWLDELNTHCDTAVARMLVGNKCDLDDIREVSVEEGKSLAEEEGLFFIETSALDATNVMKAFEIVIHEIYDKVSRKILSSDSYKADLSVNRVSLANGVDLSKQNNGVMSCCSR, translated from the exons ATGGCGGAGGAAGGCGGCGGCGAGGAGTACCTCTTCAAGATAGTCGTGATCGGAGATTCAGCCGTGGGGAAATCCAACCTGCTCTCGCGCTTCGCCAGGGACGAGTTCGACCACAACTCCAAAGCCACCATAGGAGTCGAGTTCCAGACGCAGGTGGTCCAGGTCGACGGCAAGGAGGTCAAGGCGCAGGTCTGGGACACCGCCGGCCAGGAGCGATTCCGCGCCGTCACCTCCGCCTACTACCGCGGCGCCGTCGGCGCGCTCATTGTCTACGATATCACCAGGAAGACCACTTTCGAGAGCACCAAACGCTGGCTCGATGAGCTCAATA CTCACTGTGACACTGCGGTGGCAAGGATGCTAGTGGGGAACAAGTGCGATTTGGATGACATCAGGGAGGTGAGTGTGGAGGAGGGGAAGAGCCTCGCTGAAGAAGAAGGCTTGTTCTTCATAGAGACCTCTGCCCTCGACGCCACCAATGTGATGAAGGCGTTTGAGATCGTCATACACGAGATCTATGACAAGGTTAGCCGCAAGATACTCAGCTCGGACTCGTACAAGGCCGACCTTTCGGTTAACCGGGTCAGCCTGGCCAACGGGGTTGACTTGTCGAAGCAGAACAACGGCGTGATGTCTTGCTGCTCGAGATGA
- the LOC121741944 gene encoding 4-hydroxy-tetrahydrodipicolinate synthase, chloroplastic-like, protein MASVIGCFSLKSTHRGVLPKWRSPRAAVVPNFHLPMRSNEVKNRTNVDDIKSLRLITAIKTPYLPDGRFDLEAYDALVHMQIEDGVEGVIVGGTTGEGQLMSWDEHIMLIGHTVNCFGSSVKVIGNTGSNSTREAIHATEQGFAVGMHAALHINPYYGKTSLEGLVSHFDSVLPMGPTIIYNVPSRTGQDIPPRVVHTVAQSTNLAGIKECVGNDRVEQYTSNGIVVWSGNDDECHDSRWDYSATGVISVTSNLVPRLMRELMFGGKNPTLNAKLLPLIQWLFREPNPIGVNTALAQLGVVRPVFRLPYVPLPLAKRVEFVNIVKELGRENFVGEKDVQVLDDEDFVLIGRY, encoded by the exons ATGGCTTCGGTGATCGGATGTTTCTCTCTCAAATCTACTCATCGAG GGGTGCTTCCAAAATGGAGATCACCTAGAGCAGCTGTGGTTCCCAATTTTCACCTTCCAATGCGCAGTAACGAAGTTAAAAACAG GACTAATGTCGATGACATAAAATCGCTCAGATTGATTACAGCAATCaaaacaccttatctcccgGATGGCAGATTCGACTTGGAGGCATATGATGCCTTGGTGCACATGCAAATCGAAGATGGTGTCGAGGGGGTGATTGTTGGTGGCACCACTGGTGAAGGCCAATTGATGAGCTGGGACGAGCACATTATGCTCATTGGCCACACAGTCAACTGCTTTGGCAGTTCCGTTAAAGTCATTGGTAACACCGGGAGTAACTCAACACGAGAAGCCATCCACGCCACTGAACAAGGCTTTGCTGTTGGTATGCATGCCGCGCTACACATTAATCCTTACTACGGAAAAACCTCCTTGGAGGGTTTGGTCTCTCACTTCGACAGCGTGCTTCCCATGGGCCCCACGATCATCTATAACGTACCCTCACGGACTGGCCAAGACATTCCACCGCGTGTGGTTCACACCGTTGCACAGAGCACCAACTTGGCAGGCATCAAGGAGTGTGTTGGGAATGATCGGGTGGAGCAGTATACGAGCAATGGCATAGTCGTCTGGAGTGGGAACGACGATGAATGCCACGACTCGAGATGGGATTACAGTGCCACAGGAGTGATTTCAGTTACAAGCAATCTGGTGCCACGTCTGATGAGAGAACTCATGTTTGGAGGTAAGAATCCAACTTTAAATGCAAAACTGTTGCCTCTAATCCAGTGGCTTTTCCGCGAGCCGAACCCGATTGGCGTGAACACGGCCCTAGCACAGCTCGGGGTTGTGAGACCAGTTTTCCGGTTGCCGTACGTGCCCCTTCCTCTCGCCAAGAGGGTCGAGTTTGTGAACATAGTCAAGGAACTCGGGAGAGAGAATTTCGTTGGAGAGAAAGACGTTCAGGTCTTGGATGACGAAGACTTTGTCTTGATCGGTCGGTATTAG
- the LOC121811467 gene encoding cysteine-rich repeat secretory protein 55-like — translation MSLLHNLFIIILCLHILSAESQDPAASSCNDNTKANTTTSRNIDTLLPKLVSGTIQNGFIATSNGGVHGLAQCRGDVSSSDCASCIQSAAKEIRALCPSQSDARIWYDYCFLRYSTDGFFGEVDVSGVYLINTQNVTDPEAFNKKLASLMDDITKEAVRSSSRGLGRGKRDISDFVRLYALVQCVRDLSEINCAQCLAIALSNFPTVCGDRRGCRVLYSSCYVRYELYPFFFPLDSQESLDSRLGEKYERVISHVKN, via the coding sequence ATGAGTCTCTTACATAATCTCTTCATAATCATCCTCTGTCTCCACATCCTCTCAGCAGAATCTCAAGATCCAGCTGCTAGCTCATGCAATGACAACACCAAAGCCAACACCACAACATCAAGAAACATTGACACCTTACTCCCAAAGCTAGTCTCAGGCACCATCCAGAATGGCTTCATAGCCACCTCCAACGGCGGGGTCCACGGCCTCGCCCAATGCAGAGGCGACGTCAGCAGCAGCGACTGCGCCTCCTGCATCCAATCCGCGGCCAAGGAGATCCGAGCCCTCTGCCCCAGCCAATCCGATGCAAGGATATGGTATGACTACTGCTTCCTAAGGTACAGCACTGATGGATTCTTCGGTGAGGTTGATGTCTCGGGCGTCTACCTGATCAACACGCAGAACGTGACTGATCCCGAGGCTTTCAACAAGAAGCTGGCCTCACTGATGGATGACATCACCAAGGAGGCGGTGAGGTCCTCGAGCAGGGGATTAGGCAGGGGGAAGAGAGACATCTCTGACTTCGTTAGGCTTTACGCGTTGGTGCAGTGTGTGAGGGATCTTTCTGAGATCAACTGTGCTCAGTGTTTGGCTATTGCGCTCAGCAACTTCCCTACTGTTTGTGGGGATAGGAGAGGCTGCCGCGTGCTGTATAGCAGCTGCTACGTTCGATACGAGCTCTATCCCTTCTTCTTCCCTCTCGATTCGCAGGAGTCGTTGGATTCTAGGCTTGGGGAGAAGTATGAGAGAGTTATATCTCATGTCAAGAATTGA
- the LOC121742320 gene encoding F-box protein At3g07870-like, translating to MGEDFFQYLPSEIIVDILSRLHTRDAMACKFVCKPWLVLLATPEFVNSHISRSIPCLAVKTHSKSYDVIDIVDEFGLDFDEEYHWESSFNFELPVDEPIHSSVNGLIFQGGIDHGDLILCNPVTRDYITLPSPRQTTSKDQLAFEIFGFGVSRTTDQYKVVRIFLEKPLHGEYKNPRHEFKNECQVYTVGTGMWRKVPSDSPQRFCHSLVGLLFNGNLHWRVIEKAKHEFVERISCFDLETELFSTFHIPPRPPGIASHCHKTPFVLRDHLCLSYVTNDLVVVIWSMKEYGDDKYWTKEVLTGEVFSQLYEVFYACLIRIFENGDILMDWDRKKLFYYSNKTKSCHDLLSREDHNADISTTLYASSFLSLKNFAMENVSSF from the coding sequence ATGGGCGAAGATTTCTTCCAATACCTACCATCAGAAATCATAGTAGATATCCTCTCAAGACTCCACACTCGAGATGCTATGGCCTGCAAGTTTGTTTGTAAGCCATGGCTTGTTCTTCTCGCTACCCCTGAGTTTGTGAATTCCCATATTTCCAGATCAATCCCGTGCCTTGCTGTTAAAACGCACTCAAAGTCATACGACGTCATTGATATTGTGGATGAGTTTGGCTTAGACTTTGACGAGGAGTATCATTGGGAGTCCTCCTTCAACTTCGAACTCCCCGTTGATGAGCCAATCCATAGTTCAGTCAATGGTTTGATCTTTCAAGGAGGCATCGATCATGGTGATCTTATCCTGTGCAATCCAGTCACACGTGACTATATCACGCTCCCTTCTCCTCGACAAACCACCTCAAAAGATCAGCTTGCATTTGAGATTTTTGGATTTGGAGTAAGTAGAACGACCGACCAATATAAGGTGGTCAGGATTTTCTTGGAAAAACCACTACATGGGGAGTACAAAAATCCACGACATGAGTTCAAAAATGAGTGCCAAGTATACACTGTTGGAACCGGAATGTGGAGAAAAGTTCCCTCTGATAGCCCGCAAAGGTTTTGTCACAGCCTTGTAGGTTTACTTTTTAATGGAAATCTTCATTGGAGGGTAATTGAGAAAGCCAAACACGAGTTCGTTGAACGGATTTCTTGCTTTGATCTTGAAACGGAACTCTTTAGCACCTTTCATATACCTCCTCGTCCTCCTGGTATAGCTTCACACTGTCATAAGACACCATTTGTTTTGAGGGATCACCTCTGTTTGAGCTATGTTACAAATGATCTGGTGGTTGTAATTTGGTCGATGAAGGAATATGGAGATGACAAATATTGGACAAAGGAAGTTCTCACCGGTGAAGTTTTCAGTCAACTTTATGAGGTATTTTATGCTTGCTTGATCagaatttttgaaaatggtGACATTTTGATGGACTGGGATAGGAAGAAGCTATTCTACTACTCCAACAAGACTAAATCTTGCCATGACCTCCTTTCTCGAGAGGATCATAATGCTGATATCTCTACGACCTTGTATGCCTCAAGCTTTCTCTCTCTGAAGAATTTTGCCATGGAGAATGTTAGCTCATTTTGA